In a single window of the Pandoraea pulmonicola genome:
- the trxA gene encoding thioredoxin, which translates to MDTNLASFDADVLAVSHQVPVLADFWAPWCSPCNVLGPLLEKLEAEAQGRIRLVKINADENAQLCAEYGVRSLPTVVAFVDGEPVDQFVGALPEGQLRAFIERIVPNPAELARRTARDALAQGHPEAARDALQAALALDPAHDDVRLDLVDVLLALGDAKAARTELTLLSPRTAASGDARIAALNTRIEAAEQASRLPAAQDLLARVQAEPDNLQARLDLANRYLADRAYEPALQTLLEIVQRDRSFADDAARKSMLAIFDALSETDPATVSAWRRKLSAVLN; encoded by the coding sequence ATCGATACCAACCTCGCCAGTTTCGACGCCGACGTGCTGGCCGTCTCGCATCAGGTGCCGGTGCTGGCCGACTTCTGGGCTCCCTGGTGCAGCCCCTGCAACGTGCTCGGGCCGCTGCTCGAGAAGCTCGAAGCCGAAGCGCAGGGGCGCATCCGCCTCGTGAAGATCAACGCCGACGAGAACGCGCAATTGTGTGCGGAGTACGGTGTGCGCAGCCTGCCCACGGTGGTCGCCTTCGTCGACGGCGAGCCCGTCGACCAGTTCGTGGGCGCCTTGCCCGAGGGGCAACTGCGCGCCTTCATCGAGCGCATCGTGCCGAATCCGGCGGAGCTGGCGCGTCGGACGGCGCGCGACGCGCTGGCGCAGGGGCATCCCGAAGCCGCGCGCGACGCCCTGCAGGCGGCCCTCGCGCTCGACCCCGCGCACGACGACGTGCGTCTCGATCTGGTCGATGTGTTGCTCGCCCTGGGAGACGCCAAGGCCGCCCGCACGGAGCTGACCTTGCTCTCGCCGCGCACCGCCGCCAGTGGCGATGCTCGCATTGCCGCGCTGAACACGCGCATCGAGGCTGCGGAACAAGCGAGCCGTCTGCCGGCCGCGCAGGATCTGCTCGCGCGAGTGCAGGCCGAGCCTGACAATCTCCAGGCGCGCCTGGACCTCGCGAATCGTTATCTCGCCGACCGTGCCTACGAGCCGGCGCTGCAGACGCTCCTGGAGATCGTGCAGCGCGACCGCTCGTTTGCCGACGACGCCGCACGCAAGTCGATGCTGGCGATCTTCGACGCGCTCTCGGAGACCGACCCGGCGACCGTCTCCGCCTGGCGGCGCAAGCTGAGCGCCGTGCTGAACTGA
- the kdpB gene encoding potassium-transporting ATPase subunit KdpB codes for MNQTSGNTAARPMRDGHTSAARSMFDPSIVKPAIVDSFRKLHPLTQAKNPVMFVVYVGSLLTTVLFGMAVAGHAEASAPFILAIALWLWFTVLFANFAEALAEGRSKAQAASLRQAKKNVPAKQLRAGRRDAECLVIDSASLRRGDFVLVEAGDVIPADGEVVDGVASVDESAITGESAPVIRESGGDFSAVTGGTRVLSDWIVMKVTVNPGEAFLDRMIAMVEGAKRQKTPNEIALTILLVALTLVLLLATATLLPYSIYSVFVTQAGHPVTITVLVALLVCLIPTTIGGLLSAIGVAGMSRMMQANVIATSGRAVEAAGDVDVLLLDKTGTITLGNRQASQFVPGPGVDERALADAAQLASLADETPEGRSIAVLAKQRFNLREREMSGLHALFIPFSAQTRMSGVDLPDRQIRKGAADAVKRYVESAGGVWPATLATAVDEIARRGSTPLVVAEQDAQGTRALGVIELKDVVKGGIKERFAELRQMGITTLMVTGDNRLTAAAIAAEAGVDDFLAEATPEAKLATIRKYQAEGKLVAMTGDGTNDAPALAQADVAVAMNSGTQAAKEAGNMVDLDSNPTKLIEIVEIGKQMLMTRGSLTTFSIANDVAKYFAIIPAAFATTYPQLDALNVMHLASPSSAILSAVIFNALIIVVLIPLALKGVKYRPLGAATLLRRNLVIYGLGGILVPFAGIKVIDMFIAAMGWA; via the coding sequence ATGAATCAAACCTCAGGTAATACCGCCGCCCGGCCGATGAGGGACGGACACACATCGGCCGCCCGGTCGATGTTCGACCCCTCCATCGTCAAGCCGGCCATTGTCGACTCGTTTCGCAAGCTCCACCCGCTCACGCAGGCGAAGAACCCGGTGATGTTCGTGGTGTACGTGGGCAGCCTGCTCACGACCGTGCTCTTCGGCATGGCCGTCGCCGGCCACGCCGAGGCGAGCGCGCCGTTCATCCTGGCCATCGCGCTGTGGCTGTGGTTCACGGTCCTGTTCGCGAACTTCGCCGAAGCGCTCGCCGAAGGGCGCAGCAAGGCACAGGCCGCTTCGCTGCGTCAGGCGAAGAAGAACGTGCCCGCCAAGCAACTGCGTGCGGGCCGCCGCGACGCCGAATGCCTGGTCATCGACAGCGCAAGCCTGCGTCGTGGCGACTTCGTGCTCGTGGAGGCCGGCGACGTCATTCCGGCCGACGGCGAAGTGGTCGACGGCGTGGCGTCGGTCGACGAGTCGGCCATCACGGGCGAATCGGCGCCGGTGATCCGCGAGTCCGGCGGCGACTTTTCCGCCGTGACCGGCGGCACGCGCGTGCTCTCGGACTGGATCGTCATGAAGGTGACGGTCAACCCGGGCGAAGCGTTTCTCGATCGCATGATCGCCATGGTGGAAGGCGCGAAGCGTCAGAAGACGCCGAACGAGATTGCCCTCACGATCCTGCTGGTCGCGCTCACGCTGGTCCTGTTGCTCGCCACCGCCACGCTGCTGCCGTACTCGATCTACAGCGTGTTCGTCACGCAAGCCGGCCATCCGGTCACGATCACGGTGCTCGTGGCGCTGCTCGTATGCCTGATTCCGACGACGATCGGCGGGCTGCTCTCGGCCATCGGCGTGGCCGGCATGAGCCGCATGATGCAGGCCAACGTGATCGCCACCTCGGGCCGCGCGGTCGAAGCGGCTGGCGATGTGGACGTGCTGCTGCTCGACAAGACGGGCACGATCACGCTGGGCAATCGTCAGGCGTCGCAGTTCGTGCCGGGCCCCGGCGTCGACGAGCGTGCGCTGGCCGACGCCGCGCAACTCGCGTCGCTGGCCGATGAAACGCCGGAAGGGCGCAGCATCGCCGTGCTCGCGAAGCAGCGCTTCAACTTGCGCGAGCGCGAGATGAGCGGCCTGCATGCCTTGTTCATCCCGTTCTCCGCGCAGACGCGCATGAGTGGTGTGGATCTCCCCGACAGGCAGATCCGCAAGGGCGCCGCCGATGCGGTCAAACGCTACGTGGAGTCGGCCGGCGGGGTGTGGCCGGCCACGCTGGCCACGGCGGTCGACGAGATTGCACGCCGCGGCAGCACGCCGCTGGTCGTGGCGGAACAGGATGCGCAGGGCACTCGCGCGCTCGGCGTGATCGAGCTCAAGGACGTGGTCAAGGGGGGCATCAAGGAGCGCTTCGCCGAACTGCGCCAGATGGGCATCACCACGCTGATGGTCACGGGCGACAACCGTCTGACGGCCGCTGCCATTGCCGCCGAAGCGGGGGTGGACGACTTCCTCGCCGAGGCCACGCCGGAAGCCAAGCTCGCGACGATTCGCAAGTACCAGGCCGAAGGCAAGCTCGTGGCGATGACCGGCGACGGCACGAACGACGCCCCCGCACTCGCGCAGGCCGACGTCGCCGTGGCGATGAACTCGGGCACGCAGGCCGCGAAGGAAGCCGGCAACATGGTCGACCTCGATTCGAATCCCACGAAACTCATCGAGATCGTCGAGATCGGCAAGCAGATGCTCATGACGCGGGGCAGCCTCACCACGTTTTCGATCGCGAACGACGTGGCGAAGTACTTCGCGATCATCCCGGCCGCGTTCGCGACGACGTATCCGCAGCTCGATGCGCTCAACGTGATGCATCTGGCGAGTCCATCCTCGGCCATCCTGTCGGCCGTGATCTTCAACGCGCTGATCATCGTGGTGCTGATCCCGCTCGCGCTCAAGGGCGTGAAGTACCGCCCGCTCGGCGCCGCGACGCTGCTGCGTCGCAACCTCGTCATCTACGGGCTGGGCGGAATCCTGGTGCCGTTTGCCGGTATCAAGGTGATCGACATGTTCATCGCCGCCATGGGCTGGGCCTGA
- the kdpA gene encoding potassium-transporting ATPase subunit KdpA: MTLNAWIQLGVFLVVLLVLARPLGRFVADVLAGESRVNRWFAPLERGLYRLCGVDAGKEMHWRTYAIALIGFNAVGAFAVYALQRWQLWLPFNPQGFGAVSPDSSMNTAVSFVANTNWQGYAGESTMSYLTQMLGLAVQNFLSAATGIAVVVALIRGFARHTAQTIGNFWVDMTRITLYVLVPLSVLFAAAFMSQGVIQNFDAYKDVSTLQATHYDNPVLGPDGQPKLDAAGKPVTQPAVTQTQTLPMGPVASQEAIKMLGTNGGGFFNANSAHPYENPTPVSNFLQILAIFLIPAALCHTFGRMVGDRRQGLAILAAMTIAFSIATVATVSAEQAGNPALTPLGADQQVSAMQSGGNMEGKETRFGIVASGIFATVTTAASCGGVNAMHDSLTPLGGMVPMLLMQLGEVVFGGVGSGLYGMLVFAMLAVFVAGLMIGRTPEYLGKKIEAFEMKMVAVAVLMTPLLVLLGTALAVLVPAGQAGVANPATHGFSEILYAYSSAANNNGSAFAGLSANTPFYNSTLAIAMWFGRFWVIVPVLAIAGALARKKRIAATPGTLPTHGPLFVVLLLGTVLLVGALTYVPALALGPVAEHLAMIGAH; encoded by the coding sequence ATGACACTCAACGCCTGGATCCAGCTCGGCGTCTTTCTCGTCGTGCTGCTGGTGCTGGCACGCCCGCTCGGCCGCTTCGTGGCCGACGTCCTCGCCGGCGAATCGCGTGTGAACCGCTGGTTCGCACCCCTGGAACGCGGACTCTATCGCCTGTGCGGCGTCGACGCCGGGAAGGAGATGCACTGGCGCACCTACGCGATCGCGCTGATCGGCTTCAACGCCGTCGGCGCCTTCGCCGTCTATGCGCTGCAACGCTGGCAACTCTGGCTGCCCTTCAACCCGCAAGGGTTCGGCGCCGTCTCGCCCGATTCGTCCATGAACACGGCCGTGAGCTTCGTGGCCAACACGAACTGGCAGGGCTACGCCGGCGAGTCGACGATGAGCTATCTCACGCAGATGCTCGGTCTCGCGGTGCAGAACTTCCTGTCGGCGGCCACCGGCATCGCCGTGGTCGTCGCCCTGATTCGCGGCTTCGCCCGCCACACGGCGCAGACGATCGGCAACTTCTGGGTCGACATGACGCGCATCACGCTCTATGTGCTGGTGCCGCTTTCGGTGCTCTTCGCGGCTGCCTTCATGAGCCAGGGCGTGATTCAGAACTTCGACGCCTACAAGGATGTGAGCACGCTGCAAGCGACGCACTACGACAATCCGGTCCTCGGCCCGGACGGGCAGCCGAAGCTCGACGCCGCCGGCAAGCCGGTCACCCAACCGGCCGTCACGCAGACGCAGACGCTGCCCATGGGCCCGGTCGCTTCGCAGGAAGCGATCAAGATGCTCGGCACGAACGGCGGTGGCTTCTTCAACGCCAACTCGGCGCACCCGTACGAGAACCCCACGCCGGTGTCGAATTTCCTGCAGATCCTCGCGATCTTCCTGATTCCCGCGGCGCTGTGTCACACGTTCGGGCGTATGGTCGGCGACCGCCGCCAGGGGCTGGCGATTCTCGCCGCCATGACGATCGCCTTCTCGATCGCGACCGTCGCCACGGTCTCGGCCGAGCAGGCCGGCAACCCGGCGCTCACCCCGCTCGGCGCGGATCAGCAGGTCAGCGCCATGCAGTCGGGCGGCAACATGGAAGGCAAGGAAACGCGCTTCGGCATCGTGGCCTCGGGCATCTTCGCCACGGTGACGACGGCGGCCTCCTGCGGTGGCGTGAACGCGATGCACGATTCGCTCACCCCGCTGGGCGGGATGGTGCCGATGCTGCTCATGCAACTCGGGGAAGTGGTGTTCGGCGGCGTGGGCTCGGGGCTGTACGGGATGCTGGTGTTCGCGATGCTGGCGGTTTTCGTCGCCGGTCTGATGATCGGCCGCACGCCGGAATATCTCGGCAAGAAGATCGAGGCGTTCGAGATGAAGATGGTCGCCGTGGCCGTGCTCATGACGCCGCTGCTCGTGCTGCTGGGCACCGCGCTCGCCGTGCTGGTGCCCGCCGGGCAGGCCGGCGTGGCCAATCCGGCCACACATGGCTTCTCGGAGATCCTCTACGCCTACAGCTCCGCCGCGAACAACAACGGCAGCGCGTTCGCCGGGCTCTCCGCCAACACGCCGTTCTACAACAGCACGCTCGCCATCGCGATGTGGTTCGGCCGTTTCTGGGTGATCGTGCCGGTGCTGGCGATTGCCGGTGCGCTCGCTCGCAAGAAGCGCATCGCCGCGACGCCGGGCACGCTGCCCACACACGGCCCGCTGTTCGTCGTGCTGCTGCTCGGCACGGTGCTGCTGGTCGGCGCGCTCACGTACGTGCCCGCGCTCGCACTCGGTCCGGTCGCCGAACATCTGGCGATGATCGGCGCGCATTGA
- a CDS encoding AAA family ATPase: MTRLIFFCGHSGAGKTTLAKRLIRPLIERSGEAFCLLDKDTLYGGYSAAVMGALTGDPNDRDSPVYLQTLREPEYAGLLETARENLRLGVNVLVVGPLSRELREGLLFDRAWLDVDDDVSVHVVWVDLDETHARARIESRGNPNDAYKLAHWEEYRLRRILPPASAFPGLVRFDNTLPTQQDDEQLLQTLLAQTR; encoded by the coding sequence ATGACACGATTGATCTTCTTCTGCGGTCACTCGGGAGCGGGCAAGACGACGCTCGCCAAGCGTTTGATCCGCCCGCTGATCGAGCGCAGCGGCGAGGCGTTCTGTCTGCTCGACAAGGACACGCTCTACGGCGGCTACAGCGCGGCGGTGATGGGCGCATTGACGGGCGACCCGAACGATCGCGACAGTCCGGTCTATCTGCAGACACTGCGCGAACCCGAATACGCCGGACTGCTGGAGACGGCGCGCGAGAATCTGCGTCTCGGTGTGAACGTGCTGGTGGTCGGGCCGCTTTCGCGCGAGCTGCGCGAGGGCCTGCTGTTCGATCGCGCCTGGCTCGACGTCGACGACGACGTGAGCGTGCATGTGGTGTGGGTGGACCTCGACGAGACGCACGCGAGAGCGCGCATCGAGAGCCGCGGCAATCCGAACGACGCCTACAAGCTTGCCCACTGGGAGGAGTATCGCTTGCGCCGTATTCTGCCGCCGGCGTCGGCATTCCCGGGGCTGGTTCGCTTCGACAATACGTTGCCGACGCAACAGGACGACGAGCAACTGCTGCAGACGCTATTGGCACAGACGCGCTGA
- the kdpC gene encoding potassium-transporting ATPase subunit KdpC produces MKTLFRPMLSLFVVLSVITGLVYPLVVTGIGRAAFSREASGSLIYKDGKAVGSALIGQNFDEPKYFWGRLSATAPMPDNGMASGGSNFGPLNPALADAVKGRVAALREADPTAALPIPADLVTASASGLDPEISPAAADYQVARVAKARSLSPDAVRELIARCTQGRQWGIFGEPRVNVLKLNLALDELTRAGV; encoded by the coding sequence ATGAAAACCCTCTTTCGCCCGATGCTGAGCCTGTTCGTCGTGCTCAGCGTCATCACGGGCCTGGTGTATCCGCTGGTCGTGACCGGCATCGGCCGCGCGGCCTTCTCCCGCGAAGCGTCGGGCAGCCTGATCTACAAGGACGGCAAGGCCGTTGGCTCGGCACTGATCGGGCAGAACTTCGACGAACCGAAGTACTTCTGGGGCCGCCTGTCGGCCACCGCACCGATGCCGGACAACGGCATGGCCTCGGGCGGCTCGAACTTCGGTCCGCTCAACCCGGCGCTCGCCGACGCCGTGAAGGGGCGCGTCGCCGCGCTGCGCGAGGCCGATCCCACGGCGGCGCTGCCGATCCCCGCCGACCTCGTGACGGCTTCGGCCAGCGGCCTCGACCCGGAAATCAGCCCGGCTGCCGCCGACTATCAGGTCGCCCGCGTCGCCAAGGCGCGAAGCCTGTCGCCGGACGCCGTGCGCGAACTGATCGCTCGCTGCACGCAAGGCCGTCAATGGGGCATTTTCGGAGAGCCACGGGTCAATGTTCTGAAACTCAACCTCGCGTTGGACGAACTGACACGCGCCGGCGTCTGA
- the kdpF gene encoding K(+)-transporting ATPase subunit F has product MTAMYWLSGALTLALLAYLVYALFKPEDLA; this is encoded by the coding sequence ATGACAGCCATGTACTGGCTGAGCGGCGCACTCACGCTCGCGCTGCTCGCTTATCTCGTCTACGCGCTGTTCAAGCCGGAGGACCTCGCATGA
- a CDS encoding cupin domain-containing protein, with translation MTAPSLITFAPAQAGEPVFDHPAEARRVSGNPQRVTRPFYTDALGEFDCGEWTCEPGAWRIAFGPHRQEYFSVIEGRIRISDLDGNASEFGPGDACVIPAGFEGVFEVVEPVRKHFVMFERKAAS, from the coding sequence ATGACTGCGCCTTCTCTCATTACGTTTGCTCCCGCCCAAGCAGGAGAGCCCGTGTTCGACCATCCCGCCGAGGCCCGTCGCGTGAGCGGCAATCCGCAACGCGTCACGCGTCCTTTCTATACGGATGCGCTCGGCGAATTCGATTGCGGCGAATGGACCTGCGAGCCGGGCGCGTGGCGCATTGCGTTCGGTCCGCATCGCCAGGAGTACTTCTCGGTGATCGAGGGGCGCATCCGGATCAGCGATCTCGACGGCAACGCCTCGGAGTTCGGGCCGGGCGACGCCTGCGTGATTCCCGCCGGTTTCGAGGGCGTATTCGAAGTGGTGGAGCCGGTGCGCAAGCATTTCGTGATGTTCGAGCGCAAGGCGGCGTCATGA
- a CDS encoding amino acid ABC transporter substrate-binding protein yields the protein MTLMMLMTAAIIPSTAYAGEPTMPGMPRLNGIAPPPYAIDASAPDLSSEAAAALPPTMVRIRERGRIVLGYRQSAAPFSYVDANDQPIGLAWALCQRIVAVLQREMAMSSLPVTAVRVIEQMRAPLVEADAIDIDCAPSTVTAARERQVAFSLPYYASNVRLMVRRGSGIASLDHMRGLRLVVVQGTTAERLVRAQHARSGFQLLMARDYADAFRMLRAHRAQAFALDDVLLEGLRATGKTPDAFEIVGPALSEQPESYALVLPKDDPAFKTHVDAALAQIFQNGEMAQLQYEWFQSPLPPYGHNLQSAPSADVVALWAAGARFDAASDDGATARVEQGASAVSTDPGS from the coding sequence ATGACGCTGATGATGCTCATGACGGCGGCCATCATCCCGAGCACGGCTTACGCGGGCGAGCCGACGATGCCCGGGATGCCGCGCCTCAACGGGATCGCTCCGCCGCCGTATGCGATCGATGCCTCGGCGCCGGACCTGTCCTCCGAAGCCGCGGCGGCGCTGCCGCCCACGATGGTGCGCATTCGCGAGCGTGGGCGCATCGTGCTCGGCTATCGGCAGAGCGCCGCGCCCTTTTCCTACGTCGATGCGAACGACCAGCCGATCGGTCTCGCCTGGGCGCTGTGTCAGCGCATCGTCGCCGTGTTGCAGCGGGAGATGGCGATGTCCTCGCTGCCGGTGACCGCGGTCAGGGTGATCGAGCAGATGCGTGCGCCGCTCGTCGAAGCCGACGCCATCGATATCGACTGCGCACCGTCCACGGTGACGGCGGCGCGCGAGCGGCAGGTGGCGTTCAGCCTGCCGTACTATGCGTCTAACGTGCGGTTGATGGTGCGCCGAGGCAGCGGCATCGCGTCCCTCGACCACATGCGAGGGCTCCGGCTCGTGGTGGTGCAGGGCACCACGGCGGAGCGCCTCGTCCGCGCACAACATGCCCGATCGGGTTTCCAACTGTTGATGGCTCGCGACTACGCCGACGCCTTCCGCATGCTCCGCGCCCATCGCGCGCAGGCGTTTGCCTTGGACGACGTTCTCCTCGAAGGGCTGCGCGCGACCGGCAAGACGCCCGACGCCTTCGAGATCGTCGGGCCAGCGCTGTCGGAACAGCCGGAATCCTACGCACTTGTGCTTCCCAAAGACGATCCGGCATTCAAGACCCATGTCGACGCCGCGCTCGCGCAGATTTTCCAAAACGGCGAAATGGCGCAGCTTCAGTACGAATGGTTCCAGTCGCCCCTGCCGCCCTACGGACATAACCTGCAAAGTGCGCCGTCAGCCGACGTGGTGGCCCTATGGGCCGCAGGCGCACGCTTCGACGCTGCCTCGGACGACGGCGCGACCGCACGCGTCGAACAGGGGGCATCCGCCGTCTCGACCGACCCGGGATCGTGA
- a CDS encoding amino acid ABC transporter substrate-binding protein codes for MNGWNVVNWKAGAKRVAWGLTLLISAHAGLPSAAVAAPAAPAASAASTRIVPLPALNGELTGTLKKIRETGLITLGYREAAIPFSYVNDKGKPVGYTMDLCHAVVDAVKTALDMPNLRVREMSITPQNRIPLVKNGTVDLDCAPNTITPERAEQVGFSNPYYVSEVRLLVNRKDNIRGLEDLKGQNLVASAGSTGERLARIQADKGGFRVIPARDHGESMMTLETGRAKAFALDDVLLAGLRANAREPGDFVIVGAPLETERNALMLRRDDPQFKTFVDTTLAHVFSSGEIRRIQRKWFQQPIPPRNVNLNLEPSKEVLEVWHKGSQVTE; via the coding sequence GTGAACGGTTGGAATGTTGTCAATTGGAAGGCCGGCGCCAAGCGCGTCGCATGGGGGCTGACGCTCCTGATTTCCGCTCACGCGGGTCTTCCCTCCGCCGCGGTCGCTGCGCCTGCCGCCCCTGCTGCATCCGCCGCATCCACCAGGATCGTGCCGCTGCCCGCGCTCAATGGGGAACTGACCGGTACGCTCAAGAAGATCCGCGAGACGGGGCTCATTACGCTCGGCTACCGCGAAGCCGCTATCCCGTTCTCCTACGTGAACGACAAGGGCAAGCCCGTCGGTTACACGATGGACCTGTGCCATGCGGTCGTCGACGCGGTGAAGACAGCCCTCGACATGCCGAACCTGCGCGTGCGCGAAATGTCGATCACGCCCCAGAACCGCATCCCGCTGGTGAAGAACGGCACGGTCGACCTGGACTGCGCACCGAACACGATCACGCCGGAGCGCGCGGAACAAGTCGGCTTCAGCAACCCGTATTACGTCTCGGAAGTGCGCTTGCTGGTCAACAGGAAGGACAACATTCGCGGCCTCGAAGACCTCAAGGGCCAGAACCTCGTCGCCTCGGCCGGCTCGACGGGCGAACGTCTCGCCCGCATCCAGGCCGACAAGGGCGGCTTCCGCGTGATCCCGGCCCGCGATCATGGCGAGTCGATGATGACCCTGGAGACCGGTCGGGCGAAGGCTTTCGCACTCGACGACGTGCTCCTCGCCGGCCTGCGCGCCAACGCACGTGAACCCGGGGACTTCGTCATCGTCGGCGCTCCGCTCGAAACGGAACGCAACGCGCTGATGCTGCGTCGCGACGATCCGCAGTTCAAGACGTTCGTCGACACGACGCTGGCTCACGTGTTCAGCTCGGGCGAGATCCGCCGCATCCAGCGCAAGTGGTTCCAGCAGCCCATCCCGCCGCGCAACGTCAACTTGAACCTCGAACCGAGCAAGGAAGTGCTCGAGGTCTGGCACAAGGGATCGCAAGTGACGGAGTAA